The stretch of DNA AGATCGTCATCGATTGCGGCGGCGCATCCTGCCGCCGGATTCTTTCGGTCCCCCTGAAAGAACTGAAACGCGCCTGGAAGGCCCCCTTTGGAGACTTGCGATGAGCCGCGTCAATGCCCTGGTCCTCACCGGTTTCGGCCTGAACTGCGATATCGAAACCGCCCATGCCATCGAGCTGGCCGGCGGGCGGGCCGACCGCGTTCATATTAATGCCCTGATCGCAGGTGACGCCCGGCTGGACGCCTATCAGATGATAACCTTCGTGGGGGGCTTCAGCTGGGGGGATGACCACGGCGCCGGCGTGGTTCAGGCGGTTCGCCTGAAGACCCACATCGGGGAGCAGTTGCTGCGGTTCATCGGCTCCGGCAAGCTCGTGCTGGGGATCTGCAACGGGTTTCAGACCCTGGTCAATTTAGGTTTGCTGCCGGGTTTGGACGCGGATTACCAAACTCGCTCGGTGGCCCTGGCCGCCAACGATTGCGGCAACTTCCGTGATCAATGGGTCTCGCTGGGGGTCGACCCCCGATCGCCGTGCGTCTTCACCCGCGGCCTGACCCGTCTGGAGCTGCCGGTTCGCCATGGGGAGGGCAAGTTTTTCGC from Desulfobacteraceae bacterium encodes:
- a CDS encoding phosphoribosylformylglycinamidine synthase subunit PurQ encodes the protein MSRVNALVLTGFGLNCDIETAHAIELAGGRADRVHINALIAGDARLDAYQMITFVGGFSWGDDHGAGVVQAVRLKTHIGEQLLRFIGSGKLVLGICNGFQTLVNLGLLPGLDADYQTRSVALAANDCGNFRDQWVSLGVDPRSPCVFTRGLTRLELPVRHGEGKFFAAPGTLEKLLHHHQVVLRYVLPDGSPAQGLFPDNPNGSLHDIAGICDPSGRVFGLMPHPEAYHHWTHHPRWTRLREEFRRSGQPVDTAGADGNLIFENAVTFFK